Sequence from the Thermocaproicibacter melissae genome:
CAGTAAATTGTTAAAATCCGGACAATCCGGATACTTCATTATACACATAACAAACATTCATTTGCAACCGCTTGAGGCAAATTGCACCAGTTTGTTCAATGTAAATTCTATCCAATAATTCCATTATATAAAACCAAAATTGTCTTTTTTCTTAACCCTTAAGTGAACGGAGCGTAACAAAGGAAAGACTCTCCAACACTTCATCTTTCGTGCAAAGCTGTGTGCCCTGCTTGGACGCGGTAACGGTGCCCGCAGCTACCGTAATGCGTGCAATGTCTTCGAGCTCCGCTCCGCGAAGCAGTGCTCCAGCCAGTGCTCCCACCATCGAATCACCAGCACCGGTAGCGCTCGCCGCGGTAATCTTCCACGGCTTGGCGCAAAACGCCTGATGCTGATTCATCACAACGGCACCGTCGGCGCCCATGGAGATGATAACAACAGAAATTCCGGCAGTCGTCAGCTCACGCCCGGCATCGAGAATACTCTGCATCGTTTCGAGGGAACGGCCGGTCAGCCTGCGAAGCTCCGCGAGGTTCGGCTTCACGGCATAAGGGACTTTACAGATTCCTTCCCGCAGCGCCTCCCCGTCTGCATCAAGAATTGTACGGACGCCGAACTGCCTCGCTTCATCAAGCAGACACGCGTAATAGTCTGCCGGAACAGCAGGCGGCAGGCTGCCGCTTAAAACGACAAGCTTCGCTTTTCCGCAGAGTTCACGGAACTTTGCCTCAAACCGACGAAGGTCTGCCTGCGCAATCTCCGGCCCCCTTTCGTTAATTTCCGTCATGCTGCCCGTTTCTTGATCGAGAATCTTCAGATTGATGCGTGTTTCGCCCGATATATCAATCAGCGCGTCGCCGATGCCTTCCTTTGAGAGCGACTCATGGAGCAGACTTCCTGTATTCCCGCCTGCGAAACCGACAACTGCGACTTGTGGGCCAAAACTTTTTAGAACGCGTGCAGCGTTGATTGCCTTTCCGGCGGGGTCAACGCGGGAAGAGACTGCCCGGTTCAGTCCACCCGGAGTGAAATTCTTTACTTCTACCGTTCGGTCAACCGATGGATTCAGTGCAACTGCAACAACTTGTGCCGCCATTTCATTTCCCGCCCTTCTGCCGGTGTTATCTCTGCACACCGGATTTCTTTTATTTTCCTCCGGAAAGGATTATTTTGTCAATCGCTTGCTGCAAATGACCGGTTCCGACGCACCAGTCAGTAGAAATATCTGAATATGCCAAAAAATGCAGAAACATCTGCTTTTCTTATTCGGCCGAAAAATGTATTTTAAGAACTTAATGTCCATTTATTTCCTTTTTTCGTGCTATAATATTCCGGAAGGGATGTGGAAACCATGCAGAAAACAGAAAAGCAAAAAATGAAGCTGCTGTACTTAATGAAACTGCTAGTTGAACAGACAGACGAAGACCATCCGCTAACGATTGCGCAGATTATTGATGAACTTGCGAAAAACGGTATCCACGCCGAACGCAAAAGCATTTATGCCGATATCAATGCGCTCCGCGAGTATGGGCTCGACATCACTTCCCGAAAATCCAAAACGACCGGATATTTCATAGCGAGCAGAACCTTTGAGCTCCCGGAACTGAAACTGCTGGCCGACGCGGTGGCTTCGTCAAAATTTATCACGGAGAAAAAATCGAAACAACTGATTCAAAAAATCGAAAGCCTAACAAGCTGTTACGAGGCAAAACAGCTTCAGCGGCAGGTTTATGTAACCGGCAGAGTAAAAAATGCCAATGAAAAGATTTATTATAATGTTGATTCCATTCATCAGGCGATTGCGCAGAAAAAGCAAATTTCCTTTCGCTATTTTGAGTATACGGTGGATAAAGAAAAAGAATACCGCCACGGCGGTGATCTTTATTATGCTTCTCCCTACGCGCTTTCTTGGGACAACCAAAACTATTACCTCATTGCCTATTATGAGCGGTATCAGAAAATTTCGCATTTCCGCGTAGACAAAATGGAAAACATTGAGCTGCTGGATACACCGGCGTGCGAATTGCCGGAAGGAGAATTCGATGTTGTCGAATACTCAAGAAAGCTGTTCGGAATGTACGGCGGAGAAGAAGAACTGATTCGCCTGCAGTTTGACAATTCGCTCATCGGCGTTGTTCTGGACCGGTTCGGCATGGACGCGGACATTCAAAAAGCTGACGAGCACAGCTTTATTGTGACATTCCATGCTTTCGTCAGCCCTACCCTGCTTGGATGGATTTTTGAATTCACCGGAAAAGTGAAAGTGCTGGAACCGGAAAGTCTAAAGCAGAAGCTGCGCATGAAAGCGATGGAATGTTTGAAAATGAATTCCGATGACAGAACATTATAAAATGAAAACGAGGCAGGGAGATTTTTGACCCTGCCTCGTTTTCTTTAGCTTAGCTTTGCGCTTTCTGACTTGCGTACTGCTGCTTTGCCTGATTGACTTTCTGCTGGTCAGCAGCCGGTGTCTGATACCAGCCGCGCTGCTTCATCATGTCAAACACTTCTGCCTGAATCTGATGCTCTTCATTCAGAATCGACATGAAGCCGTCGCGTACATTCGGCGTTGCACATTCATTGGTAAAAGTATTGTAGGTGTCGGTAATAAACTTTTGGGAGGACAGAACGTCGTTCATCAAGTCACGTTCTTGTAGATTGCTGCTGGGCTGATTTCCGCTTACTTGTGAAAAATTCATTTTCTCCTTCTCCTCAGTTCAAAAAACTCATGAGTCTGTCATAATGTGCCTGATGCTTTTGGGCAATTGCATCACATTTCTGTTTCAGTTCTTGGTCGGTGCACATTTGAGAATAGGCTTTCATCTTCGCAATGAGCGTCTGCTCGCTGGAAAGCTCATCCTCAATGGCAGACAATTCTTTTTCGGTAATTTGTGCCAAAATCGCAACACTCCTTCTTTTTCCGCAGCGGTTTCGCTGCTGTAATTTCGCTTTTTATTATCCGATGTTTTGGGCAGAATATGCAGTGCTACAAAAATCGGCGGGTTTATGTAGTCCCCTGCACTTTCTGCCTATCTGTTAGGCCAAAACTTACAGAAAGAGCTTTATCCACTTCACTCATCGCTTTGGAGTCGAGGCTTCCCATGCGCTCCTTCAGGCGATGCTTATCAATGGTGCGAACTTGTTCCAGCAGAACAATAGAATCTTTTGCGAGACCTGACGTCTTCGCATTCACGAATATATGTGTTGGGAGATTTGCTTTGGTACGCTGGCTCGTAATTGCCGCCGCAATTACCGTAGGACTGAACCGATTGCCAACGTTGTTCTGAACGATCAATACAGGACGAATGCCTCCTTGCTCCGAACCGACAACCGGACTAAGGTCGGCGTAAAAAATATCGCCCCTTCGGACAATCATAATTTTCACGCTCCGATTCTATAATCAAAGATTTTCTGGTAGGTATTTTTGTCAGCTTTTTCTGCAAATATACCAAGCATTTAGCTTGATATCATAATATTAATGAATCGGCCGGCTTGACATGGAACAAGGCATTTTTCGCGTACTTCTCCGCACAGGATTTTGGGCATGAAAAAAGCACCGGTGTGTAAACCGGTGCCGAAATTTGAAATTTTTATTGGTAAGATTCCGCAAAGGCCGACTCGAAAGCCGGCTGTGTAAAATCGTGAAATTCCGCGGCAATATTCAAATCCGAAACAGTAAGCTGCGTGATATTGCCCGTGCTCCCGTCCGCGGTAATGGCAAAGGAAGTTCCCTCCATGTTTCCGCGGAACACATTGCCGTCCACGCTTTCCAGCGCGTTCGTCTGCTGCACCCAATCGAGGATTCTTACGATGACAGATGCAAAGGAATTGTCGGGCAAATCACAGGTTTGGCTTTCGTCTTCCAAACCCTGATAGGTCTGGCGGAATCCATCGCCGTTCCAGTACCATTTCAAACCCGCGCCGTCTCCCGAAAGGATTTCGATGGAAACAGAACGCAGTCCCGCCCGCTCAATGGCGCAAGTATACTTGCCGTTCGGCGTGGTTATGTCTGCCTGACAAGAAAAAACGAGATTTAGGTCTTTCGGGCTCATCTGCTTCTGTGCCGCGGAACAACCGGCAAACGAAAGCAGACAGCAGACAAGTAAGACCGCAAAAATCCGCTTCATAACCGCCTCCCCAGAAGGCGGAAAGCGCTTTCGCGACTACCGCCCAAGTTCCCGGAACAGTTCCGGCAGCATATTGACTAGGTCTGTTGGTAGCATGGCGCTCTGAGAAAAACGAGCCGCGCAGCGGTCGCCAGCGAGTCCGTGCAGCCAGACTCCGCCTGCCGCAGCCTCAAACGGCTGGATTCCCTGAGCCGCGAACGAAGCAATCATTCCCGCAAGCACGTCGCCGCTTCCGCCCTTTGCCATGCCCGGGTTTCCGGTATCGTTCCGATATAGCTTTCCGTCCGGGGACGCGACCAGAGTTCCGGCTCCTTTGAGCACAAGAATGACGCCGTGCTCTTTGGAGAATGAACGGGCGGTCTCCTCCCGGTGAGACTGAATCCAGCGGGGCGTCGTATTCAAAAGGCGCGCCATTTCCCCGTGGTGCGGCGTGAGGATGACCGGTGCTTTGCAGACCTGCAGTTCATCTATATGCTCTGCCAGAAGATTTATTCCATCCGCGTCCACAATGACTGGAACCTGTGACTCCGCAAGCACATGCTTTAATGCGCAGCGCGCCGCATCGCTTTTCCCGAGGCCGCAGCCAATGAGCACGGCACTGGCCCGGCGGATTGCCGCCGAAAGTGCAATTTCGTCTTGGGGTGAAGCCGAGCCGTTCGGATTCGGATGCAAAATGGTAAAGACAGGTTCCGCAAGGCGCGAAGCTACAATGGGATAAATGGAATGCGGCAGCGCAGCTTCGACGATTCCCGCGCCGCAGCGGAGCGCCGCGCTAATGCTCATGGCTGCAGCGCCGGCCATGCCTTCGCTGCCGCAGACGCACAGCAGTCTGCCGTAATCTCCTTTATTGCTTTCCAAAGCGCGGGGCTTTAAAGCATTGCGCAGAATCTGCAGGCCTTCCGACTCCGGCAGCGGAGGAACGTCGTCGTCTTCACGCACCACAACGGCAGAAGCATACCGGTCGGTGTGGGTTAGGCTCACGCTGAACCGCGAATTGCCTGCCAGTTTAAGCGCTCTTCCGGAAAGCTGCAGTACAGGTTTGCCGGTCCGTTCCTCGTGTATAACCTGAACCTCACGCAGCGAAAAGGCCCAAAGGCCGGTTCCAATCGCTTTGGAAAAAGCCTCTTTCGCGCAAAACGCTGCGGCGGCACTTTCAACGGAAAATCCGCGCTTCGCTAGCCAGGCGAGTTCGGCAGTGCCGAACACCCGGCTGCAAAAGCGCGGATTCTGCATGGATTTTCGGATTCTTTCAATTTCTACAAGGTCAGTGCCTACCGAAAACAACGAAAGCCACCTGCCTCGGCATGAACGGTTTGATCGCTTCCAAAACACGCTCTTCGGGGTCAAACACCACAAGAACGTTGCCGTATTTCGATGTATGCGCGCAGAAATACCAGCTGTTTTCACCGGAATCTGTCTGTGCGGTATAGTATGGCGTATATCCGCTCTTGTTCTTTACAATTTCCGGCCGGAATTTTCCCATGTCTTCAATGTCATGCGCATCAACGGAAACGACACGCTTGCGGCTGCGGCGGTTAATGATTTTGTCGATGGTGATATCTCCGTTGGTTACGCTGTATTCAAACTCAACATTGCGGGCGGAAATCAGGTAATAAGCACCGAAAATGACACCGACAATGACAAGAAAGCTGATTGCAGGAATCAGGAATGATGCAAATATGAGAGCAAGGCCGCCAATAATAATGGCAGCAATAATGAGATAATCTTTCGTACTGAATTTTTTCTTGACAATTTGTTCCACAAAGATATCCATTTTCGTCCTCCGAAATTTTATTCATAATTCGCAACACTTTTGTAACTTTATTTATTGTAGCATGATAAAATAAGTTTTACAATTATGTTTTTACAGTTTCCGGAACACATCCTCTCCGATTTCTGCGCTTGCATTTTCTCCCACACCGTGCTATATTACTATAATACTAGGAAATATTCTCAAACGCTGTGAAAAAGGAAGTAACCGTTTTTCCCCGCCTTCAAAAGAGAAGCATGTCACCGGCTGAAAGCATGCTGTTGGCTGAAATTCGGCGAAGTTCCCTTTGGAGCGGCACGGCTGAACCTTTCAAAGCAGTAGGCCGTGACGGGTGGCTTCGTTAAATAGCCGCAAGAGTAAATTTTAGGGTGGTACCGCGAAGTGAAGCCTTCGTCCCTTTGGGGATGAAGGCTTTTTGTTATTCCACCTTATTTGAAAGAGAGGAACCGAGTTTATGAAAGAGCAGTTGGAAACAATCCGTAAAAAAGCGGAACAGGATCTGCTCCGTGCGGCCGATAAAAAAGCGCTTGAAGATCTTCGCATCCGCTACCTCGGCAAAAAAGGCGAGCTGACAGCCATCTTAAAACAGATGGGCAGCCTGTCTGCGGAAGAGCGCCCTGTCATCGGCCAGCTTGCAAACCAGATTCGCGCACACATCGAAGAAGAACTGACGGCGCGCGCCGCGGAAATCCGCGAAGCCGAAACCGAACGCCGTCTGAAAAAGGAAAAAATTGACGTTACCCTTCCCGGTAAGCGCCGCGAGCTGGGGCACAAACACCCGCTGAACATCGAGCTGGACGAAATCAAAGAAATCTTCATCGGTCTTGGGTTCGACATTGTAAGCGGGCCGGAAGTGGAATACGACTACTACAACTTTGAGGCTTTGAACCTGCCGAAAGACCATCCCGCGCGCGACACGCAGGACACGTTTTATATTACCGACAATATTCTGCTGCGCACACAAACCTCACCGGTTCAGGTGCGCACCATGGAGAAGCAGAAACCGCCGATTCGCATTATCTCGCCCGGACGCGTTTACCGCTCCGATGCGGTAGACGCCACGCACTCCCCTCTGTTCCACCAGATTGAAGGACTCGTGGTCGACAAGGGCATCACATTTGCCAACCTGAAAGGCACGCTCGAAGTCATCATTAAGCGCCTGTACGGAGAAGATTCCGTTGTTCGTTTCCGCCCGCACCACTTCCCGTTCACGGAACCTTCCGCCGAAGTTGACATTCAGTGCTTCAACTGCCACGGCGAGGGCTGCCGTCTCTGCAAAGGGGAAGGCTGGATTGAACTTCTCGGATGTGGAATGGTTCACCCGAAGGTTCTCTCCAATTGCAACATCGACCCCGAAGTTTACAGCGGCTTTGCGTTCGGCATGGGACTGGAACGCCTTGTCATGCGCAAATACAACATTGACGACATGCGTCTGTTTTTTGAGAACGACGTCAGATTTCTGAAACAGTTTTGAGGAGGCGCGGATATTATGAATCTTTCCATGAAATGGCTGAAAGAATTTGTTCCGCTTGACGATATGCCGATCCGCACGTTTACGGAAGCAATCACCATGAGCGGGTCTAAGGTGGAAGGCTGGGAAAAGGAAGGCGAAGAGATTTCAAACGTAGTCGTTGGCAAAATTGTCTCTTTGGAACGCCACCCAAACTCTGACCACCTCTGGATTACCAAAACGGACGTCGGTTGCGGCGAGCCGCTTCAGATTATTACCGGTGCGCAAAACCTCAAGGTAGGCGACATTGTTCCGGTGGCCCTGCATAATTCCACGCTCCCCGGCGGAAAAAAGATTAAGAAGGGAAAACTCCGCGGCCTTGAGAGCAACGGGATGCTCTGCTCCCTCGGCGAGCTTGGCCTGACTAAGCACGATTTTCCCTATGCCATCGAGGACGGAATCTTTGTTCTGCAAGAAGACTGCTACCTTGGTCAGCCGATTTGCGAAGCGCTCGGCTTAAATGACACAAAGATTGAGTTTGAAATTACAAGTAACCGCCCTGACTGCTTCTCGGTCATCGGTCTTGCCCGCGAAGTTGCAGCGACGTTCCACAAGCCTTTGAATTTACACACACCGGTGGTAAAAGGCGGCCACGGTTCCTGCGCGGACCTTTTGAAGGTTCGTGTGGAAGCCCCCGACCTCTGCCCGATGTACTCCGCCCGCGTTGTAAAGAACGTGCGCGTGAAACCTTCTCCACGCTGGATGCGCGAACGCCTGCGCGCAATGGGAGTACGCCCCATTAACAACATCGTTGACATCACGAACTATGTGATGTTGGAATACGGTCAGCCCATGCACTCCTTCGACTATTCGCTGCTCGCCGGCCATGAGATTCATGTGCGCCGCGCCAAAGATGGTGAGTGCATCCGGACACTCGACGGAACCGACCACAATCTGACCAGCAACAACCTTGTCATCGCCGACGCCGAAAAACCGGTGGCTGTTGCCGGCGTTATGGGCGGTGAAAACAGTGAAATCACTGACAGCACGACGACGATTGTGTTTGAATCCGCCTGCTTCAACGGTCCGTCCGTGCGCCGCACGGCCCGCAGCCTCGGCATGAGGACGGATGCCTCCGCGCTCTATGAAAAGGGCCTTGACCCAAACAACTGTCTGCCCGCGCTTGACCGCGCCTGTGAATTGGTGGAGCTGCTGGACGCAGGCGATGTGACGGACGGCGTTGTAACCGATGTTCACTACACCCCCGAGCATCGCAGAATTCCGTTCGATGCAGACTGGATTAACCGTTTCCTCGACACGCATCTTTCCGCGGATGAGATGAAGGAAATTCTCGAAAAACTCGAATGTACCTTTGACGGCAATGACATCATTGTGCCGACCTTCCGTCCGGACCTCGTACACAAGGCGGATATTGCCGAGGAAATTGCACGTTTCTACGGCTATGACAAGATTCCCGCAACGCTCCTGAGCGGCGGTGCGCAGGGCAAATATACCCCGCGCCAGAAATTCGACAAAGCCTTAGGGGAAGCGATGATTTCGCTCGGTGCAAGCGAAATCATGACGTACTCGTTCATCAGCCCGAAATACTACGACAAAATTTGCCTGCCAGCCGACTCGCCGCTTCGCAAATCCATTACCATTCGCAACCCGCTCGGTGAGGACACTTCCATCATGCGCACCACTGCCCTTCCGTCCATGTTGGAATCCCTTGCGAGAAACTACAACAACCGCAACGAATCCGCTTGCCTGTATGAACTTGCAACCGTTTATCTTCCCACGGAAGAAGATAAGTTGCCGGAAGAACTGCCGAAGCTCATCTGCGCCATGTACGGCGATGGCTACGACTTCTTCACC
This genomic interval carries:
- a CDS encoding NAD(P)H-hydrate dehydratase; its protein translation is MFSVGTDLVEIERIRKSMQNPRFCSRVFGTAELAWLAKRGFSVESAAAAFCAKEAFSKAIGTGLWAFSLREVQVIHEERTGKPVLQLSGRALKLAGNSRFSVSLTHTDRYASAVVVREDDDVPPLPESEGLQILRNALKPRALESNKGDYGRLLCVCGSEGMAGAAAMSISAALRCGAGIVEAALPHSIYPIVASRLAEPVFTILHPNPNGSASPQDEIALSAAIRRASAVLIGCGLGKSDAARCALKHVLAESQVPVIVDADGINLLAEHIDELQVCKAPVILTPHHGEMARLLNTTPRWIQSHREETARSFSKEHGVILVLKGAGTLVASPDGKLYRNDTGNPGMAKGGSGDVLAGMIASFAAQGIQPFEAAAGGVWLHGLAGDRCAARFSQSAMLPTDLVNMLPELFRELGR
- a CDS encoding type II toxin-antitoxin system PemK/MazF family toxin; its protein translation is MIVRRGDIFYADLSPVVGSEQGGIRPVLIVQNNVGNRFSPTVIAAAITSQRTKANLPTHIFVNAKTSGLAKDSIVLLEQVRTIDKHRLKERMGSLDSKAMSEVDKALSVSFGLTDRQKVQGTT
- a CDS encoding spore coat protein translates to MAQITEKELSAIEDELSSEQTLIAKMKAYSQMCTDQELKQKCDAIAQKHQAHYDRLMSFLN
- the pheT gene encoding phenylalanine--tRNA ligase subunit beta; this translates as MNLSMKWLKEFVPLDDMPIRTFTEAITMSGSKVEGWEKEGEEISNVVVGKIVSLERHPNSDHLWITKTDVGCGEPLQIITGAQNLKVGDIVPVALHNSTLPGGKKIKKGKLRGLESNGMLCSLGELGLTKHDFPYAIEDGIFVLQEDCYLGQPICEALGLNDTKIEFEITSNRPDCFSVIGLAREVAATFHKPLNLHTPVVKGGHGSCADLLKVRVEAPDLCPMYSARVVKNVRVKPSPRWMRERLRAMGVRPINNIVDITNYVMLEYGQPMHSFDYSLLAGHEIHVRRAKDGECIRTLDGTDHNLTSNNLVIADAEKPVAVAGVMGGENSEITDSTTTIVFESACFNGPSVRRTARSLGMRTDASALYEKGLDPNNCLPALDRACELVELLDAGDVTDGVVTDVHYTPEHRRIPFDADWINRFLDTHLSADEMKEILEKLECTFDGNDIIVPTFRPDLVHKADIAEEIARFYGYDKIPATLLSGGAQGKYTPRQKFDKALGEAMISLGASEIMTYSFISPKYYDKICLPADSPLRKSITIRNPLGEDTSIMRTTALPSMLESLARNYNNRNESACLYELATVYLPTEEDKLPEELPKLICAMYGDGYDFFTAKGMVEDLFDRFGITDWDIEATSEDPSYHPGRCAKLSVAGEDLGIIGELHPKVMENYGMDCRAISFTLDVNTLYRHAQLVKTYVPLPKFPAVSRDFALLCDDETPVRTLEQAIRAGAGNLLEKVKLFDVYKGEQIESGKKSVAFSVTLRSSDSTLTEERVSGAVKKIIQELEKVGASLRL
- the pfkB gene encoding 1-phosphofructokinase — translated: MAAQVVAVALNPSVDRTVEVKNFTPGGLNRAVSSRVDPAGKAINAARVLKSFGPQVAVVGFAGGNTGSLLHESLSKEGIGDALIDISGETRINLKILDQETGSMTEINERGPEIAQADLRRFEAKFRELCGKAKLVVLSGSLPPAVPADYYACLLDEARQFGVRTILDADGEALREGICKVPYAVKPNLAELRRLTGRSLETMQSILDAGRELTTAGISVVIISMGADGAVVMNQHQAFCAKPWKITAASATGAGDSMVGALAGALLRGAELEDIARITVAAGTVTASKQGTQLCTKDEVLESLSFVTLRSLKG
- the pheS gene encoding phenylalanine--tRNA ligase subunit alpha; its protein translation is MKEQLETIRKKAEQDLLRAADKKALEDLRIRYLGKKGELTAILKQMGSLSAEERPVIGQLANQIRAHIEEELTARAAEIREAETERRLKKEKIDVTLPGKRRELGHKHPLNIELDEIKEIFIGLGFDIVSGPEVEYDYYNFEALNLPKDHPARDTQDTFYITDNILLRTQTSPVQVRTMEKQKPPIRIISPGRVYRSDAVDATHSPLFHQIEGLVVDKGITFANLKGTLEVIIKRLYGEDSVVRFRPHHFPFTEPSAEVDIQCFNCHGEGCRLCKGEGWIELLGCGMVHPKVLSNCNIDPEVYSGFAFGMGLERLVMRKYNIDDMRLFFENDVRFLKQF
- a CDS encoding helix-turn-helix transcriptional regulator, whose product is MQKTEKQKMKLLYLMKLLVEQTDEDHPLTIAQIIDELAKNGIHAERKSIYADINALREYGLDITSRKSKTTGYFIASRTFELPELKLLADAVASSKFITEKKSKQLIQKIESLTSCYEAKQLQRQVYVTGRVKNANEKIYYNVDSIHQAIAQKKQISFRYFEYTVDKEKEYRHGGDLYYASPYALSWDNQNYYLIAYYERYQKISHFRVDKMENIELLDTPACELPEGEFDVVEYSRKLFGMYGGEEELIRLQFDNSLIGVVLDRFGMDADIQKADEHSFIVTFHAFVSPTLLGWIFEFTGKVKVLEPESLKQKLRMKAMECLKMNSDDRTL
- a CDS encoding spore coat protein, whose protein sequence is MNFSQVSGNQPSSNLQERDLMNDVLSSQKFITDTYNTFTNECATPNVRDGFMSILNEEHQIQAEVFDMMKQRGWYQTPAADQQKVNQAKQQYASQKAQS
- a CDS encoding DUF6106 family protein; this translates as MDIFVEQIVKKKFSTKDYLIIAAIIIGGLALIFASFLIPAISFLVIVGVIFGAYYLISARNVEFEYSVTNGDITIDKIINRRSRKRVVSVDAHDIEDMGKFRPEIVKNKSGYTPYYTAQTDSGENSWYFCAHTSKYGNVLVVFDPEERVLEAIKPFMPRQVAFVVFGRH